One Denticeps clupeoides chromosome 10, fDenClu1.1, whole genome shotgun sequence genomic window carries:
- the avpr2aa gene encoding vasopressin V2 receptor isoform X2, protein MEAISGHEGFLGPTLSSLPSAAEVLTGTNFTSTFFSGFSGPNGTHESGTAAPPQLRDLALARAEIGVLGLVLALTTLSNGFVLWVLLRRRKHNAPMHVFMVNLCLADLVVAFFQVLPQLVWDVTERFQGPDALCRLVKYLQIVGMFASSYMIVAMTVDRHQAICSPLQAYRGGTVSCCSTAVMVAWLLALVLSIPQVFIFSRSEVAPGEFECWGHFIEPWGLKAYVTWMTLAVFVLPALIISVCQVRIFREIHDNIYLKSERVVSADLKKNTVFFGLQTGERGRVGFGPREGRAHKTTDSHLPRMDCDSYPSQHATHTEDCCERSRCLSNVTLQTTSAPDLLLTNHSSSRTISDHDYSDFNGRSSSHCSAQLPLSPPPPSVSRAMSKTVRMTLVIVLVYTICWSPFFIVQLWAAWDPSPPSQGVAFTILMLLASLNSCTNPWIYTAFSSSVSRELQALLRCGPRPSRRSSTHDDSTATHTSTTKECLY, encoded by the exons ATGGAGGCCATTTCTGGGCATGAAGGCTTCCTCGGGCCCACCCTGTCCTCCCTTCCTTCTGCAGCAGAGGTACTGACCGGGACCAACTTCACCTCCACCTTCTTCTCCGGGTTCAGTGGCCCGAATGGCACGCACGAGAGCGGCACGGCGGCTCCGCCCCAGCTGCGCGACCTGGCCCTGGCGCGGGCGGAGATCGGCGTGCTCGGCCTGGTGCTGGCGCTCACCACGCTGAGCAACGGCTTTGTGCTGTGGGTGCTGCTCCGGAGGCGCAAGCATAACGCCCCCATGCACGTCTTCATGGTCAATCTCTGCCTGGCCGACCTGGTGGTGGCTTTCTTTCAG GTGCTTCCCCAGCTGGTGTGGGACGTCACCGAACGCTTTCAGGGGCCCGACGCACTGTGTCGGCTGGTCAAGTACCTGCAGATAGTGGGCATGTTCGCCTCCTCCTACATGATCGTGGCCATGACGGTGGACCGGCATCAGGCTATCTGCAGTCCGCTGCAGGCCTATCGAGGAGGAACggtgtcctgctgcagcacggCGGTCATGGTGGCTTGGCTTCTGGCCCTGGTGCTCAGCATCCCACAG GTCTTCATTTTCTCCAGGTCAGAGGTGGCGCCGGGGGAGTTCGAGTGCTGGGGCCACTTCATCGAGCCCTGGGGGCTCAAGGCGTACGTGACCTGGATGACCCTGGCGGTGTTCGTGCTGCCCGCGCTCATCATCAGCGTCTGCCAG GTGCGAATATTCAGAGAAATCCATGACAACATCTACCTTAAATCGGAGAGGGTGGTTTCAGCGGACCTGAAGAAGAACACTGTCTTCTTTGGCCTTCAGACGGGCGAGCGAGGAAGGGTGGGGTTCGGACCACGGGAGGGGAGAGCCCATAAAACCACCGACAGTCACCTACCAAGAATGGACTGTGACAGCtacccttcccagcatgcaacaCACACCGAGGACTGCTGTGAGCGCAGCCGGTGCTTGAGCAACGTCACCCTGCAGACCACCAGCGCACCCGACCTCTTgctgaccaatcacagcagctCCAGAACCATCAGCGACCATGACTATTCCGATTTCAATggaagaagctcctcccactgcTCCGCCCAGCTTCCCCTGAGCCCACCGCCCCCCAGCGTGTCCAGAGCCATGTCCAAGACGGTGAGGATGACGCTGGTCATCGTGCTGGTTTACACCATCTGCTGGTCCCCGTTCTTCATCGTCCAGCTGTGGGCAGCCTGGGACCCCAGTCCCCCGAGTCAAG GTGTGGCCTTCACCATCCTGATGCTGCTGGCGAGCCTGAACTCCTGCACCAACCCGTGGATCTACACCGCCTTCTCCAGCAGCGTGTCGCGCGAGCTGCAGGCCCTGCTGCGCTGCGGGCCACGCCCCTCCAGGCGGAGCTCCACGCACGACGACTCCACcgccacacacacctccaccaccaaggaGTGCCTGTACTGA
- the LOC114798827 gene encoding translocon-associated protein subunit delta-like: MLRLALFFALYFYTTCSGESCKDPAITPSYYTTSDAVIASESVFIVELSLACANGAQSVALYADVSGRQFPVTRGQDVGKYQVSWSLPHKQAGSGIYQVKFFDEESYSALRKAQRNNEDVDLIQPLFTVNVDHRGAWNGPWVSTEVLAAAVGILIYYLAFSAKSIIQA; encoded by the exons ATGCTGCGACTCGCCCTGTTTTTCGCGTTGTATTTTTATACAACATGTTCGG GAGAGAGCTGCAAAGATCCGGCCATCACGCCATCGTACTACACCACCAGCGACGCGGTCATCGCTTCCGAGTCGGTCTTCATCGTGGAGCTGAGTTTGGCCTGCGCCAATGGAGCTCAG AGCGTGGCCTTGTACGCGGATGTCAGTGGACGGCAGTTTCCGGTGACCAGAGGCCAGGACGTTGGGAAGTACCAG GTATCCTGGAGTCTCCCCCATAAGCAGGCCGGCTCTGGGATTTACCAGGTCAAGTTTTTTGATGAGGAGTCCTACAGTGCGCTGCGAAAG GCCCAGAGGAACAATGAGGATGTGGACTTGATCCAACCTCTGTTCACAGTCAACGTGGATCACCGG GGGGCGTGGAACGGTCCTTGGGTGTCAACCGAAGTCCTGGCTGCTGCCGTCGGCATCCTCATCTACTACTTGGCGTTCAGCGCCAAGAGCATCATCCAGGCCTGA